From the genome of Latilactobacillus curvatus JCM 1096 = DSM 20019:
CCCAGCACGGCGTAATCATCGCATCATTCGTTTTGAATTGGCAGGTCAGACTTGGGGCTTCCAATATTCACCATATGCTTATTTTAATGAGCATTCGATTTTCCTTGATGGTCAACACGAACCAATGGTGATTAATGAAACGACCTTCAAAAATTTATTACAGATTGTGAAGCAGTTCCCCGGCTATTTCGCTGGGAGTAACGCTGATTTACCGATTGTCGGTGGTTCGATCTTAACCCATGAACATTATCAAGGGGGGCGTCACGATTTTCCAATGGCTAAGGCGCCAATCGAGACACCACTACATTTTAACGGGTATAATGATATTCAGGCGGGAATTGTGAAGTGGCCAATGTCAGTCATTCGTTTGACGAGTGCGAATGCAACGCATTTGGAAACACTCGCTGCACAAATTTTAACTAGTTGGCAAAATTACAGCGATCCAAGTGTCCAAATCTTAGCCCACTCAGAAGACGGCACACCACATCATACGATTACGCCGATTGCGCGGATGCGAGACGGTCAATTCGAAATTGATTTGGTACTACGCGACAATCAAACGTCTGCAGAACATCCAGATGGAATTTATCATCCACATGCAGATGTGCAACATATTAAAAAAGAAAATATTGGTTTAATCGAAGTGATGGGCTTAGCAATTTTGCCACCACGACTCAAAGATGAAATGGCTGAGGTTGAACACTATCTCTGCGATCAACCAAACCAGATGGCCGCTTACCATCAAGAATGGGCAGATACGATTAAAGCCGCTAACACATCGATTACATCAGATAACGTAACGGAATTAGTGCGGACTGAAGTCGGCAAAGTGTTCATGCGCGTTCTAGAAGACGCTGGTGTTTTCAAATGCAACGAACAAGGTCAGGCAGCATTTATTAAATTTACGCAACATGTTTAACCTATAAGGAGGGACATTCATGAAGTATTGGCGAGAAGCATTTGGAGAAATAAATGGTCAAACGGTTTGGCAGTATTGGCTAGAGAATCGTCAGGGGTATCAATTAGCCGTGACAGAATACGGCGCAACGATTACTCACTTGGTGATGCCGGATCAAAGTGGTCAGATGGCCAATGTTGTGATTGGCTATGACACCCTAGCGGATTTTGTAAAGCAACAAGCTTATTTTGGTGCGACAGTGGGACGCGTAGCTGGCCGCATCGGTCAAGGTGCTTTTACACTCGATGGTCATGATTATCAAGCACCGATTAATAATGGCGCCAACACGAATCATGGTGGCCCCAATAGTTTTGAATCGCAAATCTGGCAATCATCAGTGGTTGAAAAAGATGATGCGATTAGTGTCGTTTTCATGTTAACGAGTCCAGATGGTGAAAATGGATTCCCCGGTAATTTAGCGGTGACCACGACGTATACGCTAAATGAGGCCAATGAATGGCTAATTGACTATCAAGCAACGACTGATAAAACCACGTTGTTTAACCCAACATGCCATGTCTATCTGAATTTGACGGGGGACTTTGATCAATTTGTTGGCCAACACACATTGCAAATCGATAGTGACCGTTTTGGTGCCATTCAACCAGACGGCTTACCAACCGGGGAATTAGTCCCAGTTGCGGGCTCTGTCTTTGATTTACGTCAACCGCGAGCTTTGCAAGCCGCTTTTGATAGTGAAAATACGCAAACTAAATTGGTCGGTGGTTTTGATCATCCATTCCTGTTGAATCAAACGCCGGGTAAATCGGATGCGATTTTACGCGATCCCGAAAGTGGCCGCTCGATCACAATTGATACAGAAGGGAATGCAATCGTTATTTATACCGCCAATGGCTTCGGGGACGAACCAAACTTAACAAATCAGGCAATTCAACCCCACCAAGCAGTGGCGATTGAAGCCCAAATGATGCCAGATGCCATCCATCATACCGAGTTTGGTAATATTGTTTTGCATCCTGGCGAACAATATCAACGGCGGACCCGATATAAACTCAATTAATTTATTTTACGCTTGCATGCGGTTACAAAATCGCGTATAATTGACTTGTTTAGATGACCGATTCTGGTGGCTAGATAATAATTGTGTATTTAAAAGGAGTAACATCATGGAAAAAGGAACAGTAAAATGGTTTAACAATGAAAAAGGTTTCGGCTTTATCTCAGCAGAAGGTCAAGACGATATCTTTGTACATTTCAGTGCAATCCAAGACGAAGGCTTCAAGTCATTAGAAGAAGGCCAAGCGGTCGAATTCGACATCGTTGAAGGCACACGTGGAGCACAAGCTGCGAATGTTGTAAAACTTTAATTTAGAGGAATTAAATACGACTATTCTAATTTAATTTAATTAAATTTAAATTAGAATAAGATCGTTCATGTTTATAAAAAAATAGCATAAAAGTGTTGACTTCATTTATCATGTGAACTATGATAAGCACATAAGTTAATAAAGCGATTGAAAAGCGCAGTAGAATTAGTAACCACTATTACAGAGAGTCGGGATTTGGTGAGACCTGACATATGTTTCTAAGTCGAATTACACTTTTTGTTTTATCAAATCGTACGTTGAATTTACGTTAAAATCTAGAGTGATATTTTGAAAGTGCACTTTCAAAATATAACACGGGTGGTACCGCGAAAAAATGACATTTCGTCCCAGTAATCTTTATTTTATTAAAGATTGCTGGGACTTTTTTAATTTAGGAGGAAATTTTGATGAGAAAAAATATTATTGATGAATTAACATGGCGTGATGCGATTAACCAACAAACAGATGCTGAAGGATTGCGTGAATTAGTAGAAAACAACAAGATTTCTTTATACTGTGGGACTGATCCAACTGGTGATAGTTTACACATCGGTCATTTGATTCCATTCATGATGATGAAGCGATTCCAATTAGCTGGACATCACCCATACATCTTAATCGGTGGTGGGACAGGATCAATTGGTGATCCAAGTGGTCGTAATTCAGAACGCCAGTTACAAACAATGGAAAAGGTTCAAAAAAATGTTGAAGCTTTATCAAACCAAATGCGGAAATTATTTGGTAAAGATGCCAATGTTACTTTTGTTAATAACTACGATTGGTTATCAAAAATCTCATTGTTGGACTTTTTAAGAGATTACGGTAAGAATTTCAACATCAATACAATGTTAGCTAAAGATATTGTTGCTAGTCGTTTGGAAGTGGGGATTTCATTTACTGAATTCACATACCAAATTCTACAATCAATTGATTTCAAACACTTACATGATGAACATAACATCCAACTGCAAATTGGTGGGGCTGATCAATGGGGCAATATTACTTCAGGGATTGATATGATTCATAAACTTGAAGGTAGCGACGAACCCGTATACGGTTTAACAATTCCATTAATGTTGAAAGCTGACGGAACTAAGTTTGGTAAGACAGCAGGTGGTGCAATCTGGCTTGATGCTGAAAAGACTTCACCATACGAATTCTACCAATTCTGGGTAAATCAAGATGATCGTGATGTTATTAAATACCTTAAATTCTTCACATTCTTAGAAGAAGACGAAATTGAAGAATTGGCACAAAAAGTTGCAACAGAACCTGAAAAACGTGAAGCACAAAAACGTTTAGCACAAGAAGTGACACGTTTTGTTCACGGTCAAGAAGCATTAGATGAAGCGGAACATATTACTGAATTACTTTTTGAAGGTAATATCAAAGCTTTAGATGTTGTTGAAGCAGAACAAGCTTTTGGTAAAGCACCATCAGTTGAAATTAGTAAAGAAGCTAAAAACATTGTTGACTTCTTAGTGGATACAGGTATTGAATCTTCAAAACGTCAAGCACGTGAAGATGTTCAAAATGGTGCCATTACAATTAATGGTGACCGTATCCAAGAAACTGATGCGATGATTGACCCGATGACTAGCTTTGATGGCAAGTTTGTGATTATTCGCCGTGGGAAGAAGAATTACTTCTTAGCACGTGTTACTGACTAGAGACGTTCCAAAAATTAAATGAAGGCTTTTGTATCTATACTGAATGTTACTGGGTTCTTCGTGAATGTAGATCATATAGTATAACCCCAAAATACAACTGCAAAGGTAGCCGTCAAACGTTGTTTGACGGCTATTTTTCGTACTCTAAAAAATCGGAATCGCTTTCATATGTTTGCTTTTATGGACAATGAGCGTATTCTATTGATTGGGGTTATACTATGGTAGATTGCAAATTTAATCCGAATTTTTGGACAAATTTGTCAGCATAACCTGATACGGTGTTTGCCAGTCGAGTATTTTAAGCGGTCGCTGGTTAATTTGGAGTAACGTCGTCGTTAAATCTTGAGCACTAATGTGCTCAAAACGAGTCCCTTTAGGATAAAAATAACGTAAATTCCGATTAAAGCGTTCATTACTACCACGTTCAGCTGGCGTATAAGCATGGCAGTAATAGGTCTTAATACCATATTGTGATTCAAGTGATACTAGCCCACTAAACTCAGTGCCACGGTCCACAGTAAAGCTGTGCACCGGACCATTAAAAGTGGTTAGGAACTTAGTTAGTGCTTCATTAACAGTCGCTGTCGTCCGATCTTTTAACCGGTATGCCCAAAGGAACCGTGATTTGCGATCGATTAAAGTTAATAAAACTGCCTTACTATGCCCACGAGGACCAACGACTGTATCTAGTTCAAAATCGCCGATGCGCTTACGTTGATTAATCATCATGGGACGCTGTTCAATTGATCGCCCCAAAGATTGATTATATTTGGATCGTTGGTCAACGTTACGCCGTTGGCGTACGCCATGTTCAGGTAGATCATTCAAGGAGAAACCAATTCTCCCCTGATTTAGCCAATTATAAATAGATTTAGTAGCTAGTTTAAATTCGTGAGCAATCATTCCTGGTGACCAGCTTAGACGTAAATGGTTGAGAATTTTTTGCTTTAACTCATCGCTCAGCTTAGTTTTCCGACCACATCGTGATCGCTTGTATTCGGCATCTGTTTGTGCTAATTCAGCCTGATAAGGTTGACATCGAGATAATTCATAAGAAATTGTTGACGGTGATCGGTTCAGCCGAACGCCCATTTGGATATTGGACAGCCCTAGTTCACAAAAGGTTTCGATTTTAATTCGTTCGGAATAGGTTATACTAGATAAAAGATCAGCTCCTAAAAGATGGGTTTGTGGTAAACACCATTTTAAAGGAAGCTGATCTTTTTTGTCCGAACAGCGTTCGGATTAATTTTACAATCTACCTTAACTAAAACCACGGTATAATAGACGGAGTAAACTTAAAAGAAAGAAAGTGACTCACAGATGGCATTAAGTTATGTGGATAATCCGCAGGTTCAAAAAAATCGTTGGCGAATATTGACGGCTGTCGGACTATTTACCTTCATGTCGACGCTTGATGGCAGTATCGTTAATATTGCACTTCCAGTCATGAGCCGTGATTTAAAGATTCCGATGAATCAAGCGGAATGGATTGTGTCGATTTATCTGATTATGATTTGTGCCTTATTATTATTATTCGGTAAAATTGGCGATGCTTTTGGGAAGGTCAAAGTGTTTAAAATTGGAACCTTCTTATTCGTGATTGGTTCCTTGTTGTGTGGCTTTAATGGCGGCTTACCATTGTTATTAGGTGCACGCGTTCTTCAGGCTTTAGGGGCATCAATGACGATGAGCAATAATAATGGGATTATTACCGAGGTTTTCCCACTGAAAGAGCGTGGGCGAGCGTTGGGGTTAACCGGATCATTCGTTGCGTTAGGTAGCATTGCCGGGCCCGGGATTGGTGGGCTAATCTTAGCGCATTTTAGTTGGGGCTATATTTTCTGGATTAACGTGCCAATTGGAATTTTAACCATTATTTTTGGGCATTTTATTTTACCGAAGGATATTGTTAAAACACATGAAAAAATTGACTATGCTGGGTTTGCCAGTTTTGTAGTTTTAATTGTTAGTTTATTCCTCGGCATTTTCATCGGCCAACAAATTGGATTTACCTCACCAATTATTTTAGCGGCCTTTGTCGTTGCCTTAATTAGTGCTGGCATCTTTGTTTGGATTGAACAACATGTAGAACAGCCATTATTATCGTTTAGATTGTTTAAAAATATCGATTTTAGTTTGAGTTTACTCTGTGCGTTCTTAATTTTCATCGTTAACTTCTTCTTCAATGTGATTTCACCATTCTATCTGGAAAATGCGCTAGGCTTAGCGCCTAATCTTGCCGGTTACAGTTTAATGATTTTCCCAATTGTTCAAGTGGTGGTCGCACCGATTGCCGGGAGTATCTCGGATCGAATTGGGCCAGAAATGTTAACCTTTATCGGGTTAGTGTTGATTTCGATCAGTCAGGTCGGTTATATGTTGATGAATCTACAAACACCGATCTGGTTATTCATGTTCTTCGTTGGCTTAGTTGGGCTTGGGAATGGGATTTTCCAAGCACCGAATAACACGATTGTCATGAGTTCCGTCGGTGTTGAAGATCTAGGGATTGCTGGCGGGATTAACGCCCTCGCGCGGAATCTTGGGATGGTCTTTGGGATTTCATTGTCAACGACGGTTTTATATGCCGCAATGAGTCGCAATTACGGGCAAAAAGTGACGGGGTATATTCCAGGTCACGCGAATGTGTTCATCGCTGGGATGCATGATGCCTTTATGGTTGCGCTAGTGATTTGTTTAATCGCAACGGCTCTAACCGGTTGGCGGATGTTGAAACATCGCAAAATAGCTTAACTATTCAAAAATAGCGCCGCTCATCAAAAAGATGGGCGGCGCTATTTTTGTGGATTTAATTAACTTCTTTTGGTCCGCTGTTAGCAGCGGTTTGACCTTGGGTATAGGCCAATAAGTGTTCGCGCAGATCATTTTCCATGTGGTTGAGTTCTTTTTCAGCCACTTGGCGTTTTTCGCGGCCTTCTTGTTGAATCTTGAGGGTTTCTTGTAAGGTTTCAACAAGATCATTTTGTGTTTTCTGTAAGGTTTCGATATCAACGACGCCGCGTTCATTTTCTTTGGCGGTTTCGATTGAAGACATCTTCAACATCGCACTATTTTTCTTCAAGAGGTCATTGGTCGTTTCAGACACTTGTCGTTGTGCAGTGACCGCATCTTTTTGACGGAGCAGGGTGAGGGCGATGGCAACTTGGTTTTTCCAGAGTGGAATCGCCGTGTTAATGGAAGCCTGAATCTTTTCAGCTAATGCTTGGTTGGTATTTTGAATCAAGCGAATCTGTGGTGCTTGTTGCAACGTGATTTGCCGTGCTAATTCTAAATCATAAGTTCGTTTTTCCAAGCGGTTCTTGAATTGATTGAGATCATTAACTTCTTGCACGACCATTTGATTATCGTCATTTTTGGCGCGTTCCATGGCTTCTGGAATCGTCGTTGTTTCTAATTCTTGAATCTTCAACTGACCAGCAGCAATATAAATATTGAGTGCATCGAAGTAGGCTTTATTCTTCGCATACAACGTTTCAAGCGTCTCATTGTCGCGCATTAATGCATTTTTTTCTTTGTCCAATTTAACGGCAATCCCATCAATTTGGGCGCCAATTTTTTGATATTTCGCAGTGATTTCATAGACCGACTTCTTAATCTTGCCAAACATCCGCTTGAAAACGTTGCTGTCTTCGGCGCGTAATTCGTCAGGATTGGCTTCGTTTAAACGGTACATCAATGACGTTAATGCGTCACCAATTTCGCCTGTTTCTTGGCTTTGGACTTGGTTGAGCATTGTTTGGGAGAAAGCGCCGAGTTTCTTTTGGGCTTGAGCGCCGTAATTCAAGACGGCTTGTTGGTC
Proteins encoded in this window:
- the galT gene encoding UDP-glucose--hexose-1-phosphate uridylyltransferase; amino-acid sequence: MQARELIQTFIEKVIIFQDTLYKAEDQQYLFNLVLDLVGEEDSNVAVTDQSLIGLKDALLRLAVANSRIENLAAEQDILGAKLMDLVTPLPSAVNRHFWHQYESDPQQALADFYELSRANDYVKVAAIAKNIAYQVPTHYGDLEITINLSKPEKDPKQIALAKTMKQTGYPKCQLCLENEGYTGRLDFPARRNHRIIRFELAGQTWGFQYSPYAYFNEHSIFLDGQHEPMVINETTFKNLLQIVKQFPGYFAGSNADLPIVGGSILTHEHYQGGRHDFPMAKAPIETPLHFNGYNDIQAGIVKWPMSVIRLTSANATHLETLAAQILTSWQNYSDPSVQILAHSEDGTPHHTITPIARMRDGQFEIDLVLRDNQTSAEHPDGIYHPHADVQHIKKENIGLIEVMGLAILPPRLKDEMAEVEHYLCDQPNQMAAYHQEWADTIKAANTSITSDNVTELVRTEVGKVFMRVLEDAGVFKCNEQGQAAFIKFTQHV
- a CDS encoding aldose epimerase family protein, which codes for MKYWREAFGEINGQTVWQYWLENRQGYQLAVTEYGATITHLVMPDQSGQMANVVIGYDTLADFVKQQAYFGATVGRVAGRIGQGAFTLDGHDYQAPINNGANTNHGGPNSFESQIWQSSVVEKDDAISVVFMLTSPDGENGFPGNLAVTTTYTLNEANEWLIDYQATTDKTTLFNPTCHVYLNLTGDFDQFVGQHTLQIDSDRFGAIQPDGLPTGELVPVAGSVFDLRQPRALQAAFDSENTQTKLVGGFDHPFLLNQTPGKSDAILRDPESGRSITIDTEGNAIVIYTANGFGDEPNLTNQAIQPHQAVAIEAQMMPDAIHHTEFGNIVLHPGEQYQRRTRYKLN
- a CDS encoding cold-shock protein, producing the protein MEKGTVKWFNNEKGFGFISAEGQDDIFVHFSAIQDEGFKSLEEGQAVEFDIVEGTRGAQAANVVKL
- the tyrS gene encoding tyrosine--tRNA ligase, with the protein product MRKNIIDELTWRDAINQQTDAEGLRELVENNKISLYCGTDPTGDSLHIGHLIPFMMMKRFQLAGHHPYILIGGGTGSIGDPSGRNSERQLQTMEKVQKNVEALSNQMRKLFGKDANVTFVNNYDWLSKISLLDFLRDYGKNFNINTMLAKDIVASRLEVGISFTEFTYQILQSIDFKHLHDEHNIQLQIGGADQWGNITSGIDMIHKLEGSDEPVYGLTIPLMLKADGTKFGKTAGGAIWLDAEKTSPYEFYQFWVNQDDRDVIKYLKFFTFLEEDEIEELAQKVATEPEKREAQKRLAQEVTRFVHGQEALDEAEHITELLFEGNIKALDVVEAEQAFGKAPSVEISKEAKNIVDFLVDTGIESSKRQAREDVQNGAITINGDRIQETDAMIDPMTSFDGKFVIIRRGKKNYFLARVTD
- a CDS encoding IS30-like element ISLpl1 family transposase, translated to MTYSERIKIETFCELGLSNIQMGVRLNRSPSTISYELSRCQPYQAELAQTDAEYKRSRCGRKTKLSDELKQKILNHLRLSWSPGMIAHEFKLATKSIYNWLNQGRIGFSLNDLPEHGVRQRRNVDQRSKYNQSLGRSIEQRPMMINQRKRIGDFELDTVVGPRGHSKAVLLTLIDRKSRFLWAYRLKDRTTATVNEALTKFLTTFNGPVHSFTVDRGTEFSGLVSLESQYGIKTYYCHAYTPAERGSNERFNRNLRYFYPKGTRFEHISAQDLTTTLLQINQRPLKILDWQTPYQVMLTNLSKNSD
- a CDS encoding MFS transporter — its product is MALSYVDNPQVQKNRWRILTAVGLFTFMSTLDGSIVNIALPVMSRDLKIPMNQAEWIVSIYLIMICALLLLFGKIGDAFGKVKVFKIGTFLFVIGSLLCGFNGGLPLLLGARVLQALGASMTMSNNNGIITEVFPLKERGRALGLTGSFVALGSIAGPGIGGLILAHFSWGYIFWINVPIGILTIIFGHFILPKDIVKTHEKIDYAGFASFVVLIVSLFLGIFIGQQIGFTSPIILAAFVVALISAGIFVWIEQHVEQPLLSFRLFKNIDFSLSLLCAFLIFIVNFFFNVISPFYLENALGLAPNLAGYSLMIFPIVQVVVAPIAGSISDRIGPEMLTFIGLVLISISQVGYMLMNLQTPIWLFMFFVGLVGLGNGIFQAPNNTIVMSSVGVEDLGIAGGINALARNLGMVFGISLSTTVLYAAMSRNYGQKVTGYIPGHANVFIAGMHDAFMVALVICLIATALTGWRMLKHRKIA
- a CDS encoding toxic anion resistance protein encodes the protein MSETPNPTNDLMNDLLKDPFDQSAPVVTEEAAPQAEASIINKLSPEQQAQAEQLAQQLDVNDQQAVLNYGAQAQKKLGAFSQTMLNQVQSQETGEIGDALTSLMYRLNEANPDELRAEDSNVFKRMFGKIKKSVYEITAKYQKIGAQIDGIAVKLDKEKNALMRDNETLETLYAKNKAYFDALNIYIAAGQLKIQELETTTIPEAMERAKNDDNQMVVQEVNDLNQFKNRLEKRTYDLELARQITLQQAPQIRLIQNTNQALAEKIQASINTAIPLWKNQVAIALTLLRQKDAVTAQRQVSETTNDLLKKNSAMLKMSSIETAKENERGVVDIETLQKTQNDLVETLQETLKIQQEGREKRQVAEKELNHMENDLREHLLAYTQGQTAANSGPKEVN